From the Desulfovibrio sp. JC010 genome, one window contains:
- a CDS encoding adenylate/guanylate cyclase domain-containing protein, protein MQKHNRPVVFIVNNVKPEMDFFAQILREDYTLLMAMNISHVFDVAAREQPDLILLDADQKEMKSCDICKKLKDNESTAHIPVVLLTASRDPEDELRWFESGAMDFIRRPLSPPMVLRRIASSLIQKEQTERLAGLSDKLGRYLSPQVYESIFYGKQDSLIGAKRKKLTIFFSDIIGFTSTTERMEPEDMTVLLNNYLDRMSSIAIKHGGTIDKFIGDAVLIFFGDPVSQGYKEDAVACVNMAIEMREALKEMQQQWFELGIASPFKVRMGINTGFCTVGNFGSKQLMDYTIIGGQVNVAARLEQNAPPDQILISHETWALVKDEFRCLGRAPILVKGIQHSIRTYQVIGKGNKTELDLPGSLGEMVWPAQSISIDSTVSDALIRLRESGEWACLVVLDGLSPVGMVTKGRMDEIVRHETDKALFMDRPVAVIMDKELLVLPAESDLDEVANSALSREGSYTFDPIAVTRNGEFAGLVSVRCLMQRIVNPSL, encoded by the coding sequence GTGCAAAAACATAACCGCCCGGTTGTTTTTATCGTAAACAATGTAAAGCCCGAAATGGATTTTTTCGCGCAGATTCTGCGTGAAGATTATACCTTGCTGATGGCCATGAATATTTCCCATGTCTTTGATGTGGCCGCCCGTGAACAGCCGGATTTAATCCTTCTTGATGCCGATCAGAAGGAGATGAAAAGTTGTGATATCTGCAAAAAACTTAAGGATAACGAATCCACCGCTCATATCCCGGTGGTTCTTCTCACCGCCAGCAGGGACCCTGAAGATGAGTTGCGCTGGTTCGAGTCCGGGGCCATGGATTTTATACGCCGTCCCTTAAGCCCTCCCATGGTGCTGCGCCGCATTGCTTCTTCATTGATTCAGAAGGAGCAGACCGAAAGACTGGCCGGGCTTTCCGATAAGCTGGGCCGTTATCTTTCCCCGCAGGTTTACGAATCTATTTTTTACGGCAAGCAGGATTCCCTGATCGGGGCCAAACGTAAAAAGCTGACCATTTTCTTTTCCGATATCATCGGCTTTACCTCCACTACCGAGCGTATGGAACCGGAGGATATGACTGTCCTCCTGAATAATTATCTCGACCGCATGTCTTCCATTGCCATCAAGCACGGGGGGACCATTGATAAATTCATCGGCGATGCAGTGCTTATTTTTTTCGGCGACCCTGTCTCGCAGGGATACAAAGAAGATGCCGTGGCCTGCGTGAATATGGCAATCGAGATGCGCGAAGCCCTGAAGGAAATGCAGCAGCAGTGGTTTGAGCTTGGGATAGCGTCACCGTTCAAGGTCCGCATGGGTATTAATACCGGATTCTGCACAGTGGGTAATTTCGGCTCAAAACAGTTGATGGATTATACCATCATCGGCGGACAGGTGAATGTTGCCGCCCGGCTGGAGCAGAATGCGCCCCCGGATCAGATTCTGATCTCCCACGAAACATGGGCACTGGTGAAAGATGAGTTCCGCTGTCTTGGGCGGGCACCTATTCTGGTCAAGGGCATTCAGCATTCCATCCGCACTTATCAGGTCATAGGTAAAGGGAACAAGACGGAACTGGATTTACCGGGGTCACTTGGGGAAATGGTCTGGCCCGCGCAGTCTATTTCTATTGACAGCACGGTCTCGGATGCCCTGATACGGTTACGCGAAAGCGGGGAATGGGCCTGTCTTGTGGTGCTGGACGGACTCTCTCCGGTGGGCATGGTTACAAAGGGCCGCATGGATGAGATTGTGCGCCATGAAACGGACAAGGCTCTTTTTATGGATCGTCCTGTGGCAGTAATTATGGATAAGGAATTGCTTGTGCTCCCGGCGGAATCCGATCTGGATGAGGTGGCAAATAGTGCTCTTTCCCGTGAGGGAAGCTATACTTTTGATCCCATCGCTGTAACCAGAAACGGTGAATTTGCCGGACTGGTTTCTGTGCGCTGTCTTATGCAGAGGATTGTAAATCCCAGTCTTTAA
- a CDS encoding flavodoxin family protein: MKVIAINGSPRKGGNTETMLKKVLEPLEAAGWETELYQLGGKKIRGCMACMKCWENKDNKCVVDNDKFNEVYEKMVEADAIVIGSPTYFTDVTAEIKALIDRSGFVALANDRQFAGKIGGAVVAVRRGGATHVFDTINHLFQINGMIIPGATYWNMGYGLNKGEVAEDAEGMANMLNLGQSIDWLGKAIKPHMDSFPKVGDQYGEG; this comes from the coding sequence ATGAAAGTAATCGCAATCAACGGCAGTCCGCGCAAGGGCGGCAATACCGAAACCATGTTGAAAAAGGTTCTGGAACCGCTTGAAGCGGCTGGCTGGGAAACTGAACTTTACCAGCTTGGCGGCAAGAAAATCCGCGGCTGCATGGCCTGTATGAAGTGTTGGGAGAACAAGGATAACAAATGTGTCGTGGATAACGACAAGTTCAATGAAGTCTATGAAAAGATGGTCGAAGCTGATGCCATCGTCATCGGGTCGCCCACCTATTTCACTGATGTGACTGCCGAGATCAAGGCCCTGATTGACCGTTCCGGTTTTGTGGCCCTTGCCAATGACCGCCAGTTCGCGGGCAAGATCGGCGGGGCTGTTGTGGCGGTCCGTCGTGGCGGTGCAACCCATGTTTTCGATACCATCAACCACCTGTTCCAGATCAACGGTATGATTATACCCGGAGCCACTTATTGGAACATGGGCTACGGCCTGAATAAAGGTGAGGTTGCCGAGGATGCCGAAGGTATGGCCAATATGCTCAACCTCGGGCAGTCCATTGACTGGCTCGGCAAGGCCATTAAGCCGCACATGGACAGCTTCCCCAAGGTGGGAGACCAGTACGGGGAAGGTTAG
- a CDS encoding EAL and HDOD domain-containing protein: MTPSSQPQNEATSYLPIFVARQPIFNRQGDIWGYELLYRASANVCMDGSSPSTATSRVISDGLSLALNSISDSKKILINFSRHMLLVESATVLPPEICIPEILEDVGITPEIISAVKELKKAGYSIAVDDYIGQPGMEPLLKLADIVKVDMLGMSLSAVEKLSRSLTKYDCELLAEKVENRGMYDLAVSLDYSYFQGYYFAKPELIKGRKISSSMLTQFQLMEKLASPDYEVNEVAETLSRDVGLSHRLLRYASAVARLSEIRSLGHAVSLLGLKPLKQWLMITMLSDTSREDRSMELVYQSARRGKFMELITDSIADDKFEGESLFLLGLFSNLDGLLGSPMDEVAGHLPLEKSLTETLCGEKTPFSSLLSLVKSVEAGQWDSVAVFLQQYSISETDAAKAYAEAGKWAHEILSDNKTK; this comes from the coding sequence ATGACTCCCTCTTCCCAGCCACAGAATGAAGCAACATCATACCTGCCGATATTTGTTGCCCGCCAGCCCATATTCAACCGCCAAGGCGACATCTGGGGTTACGAGCTGCTTTACCGGGCCAGTGCCAACGTCTGCATGGACGGCAGCTCTCCGAGCACCGCTACCTCGCGGGTTATCTCGGACGGTCTTTCACTTGCGCTCAACTCAATTTCCGACTCAAAAAAAATACTTATAAACTTTTCACGGCACATGCTTCTTGTAGAATCAGCCACTGTACTGCCGCCTGAAATATGCATCCCAGAAATACTTGAAGATGTAGGCATCACCCCTGAGATAATTTCAGCAGTAAAGGAGCTAAAAAAAGCCGGATACTCAATCGCCGTGGATGATTATATCGGCCAGCCCGGAATGGAGCCGCTGCTGAAACTTGCTGACATTGTAAAAGTAGACATGCTGGGCATGAGTCTCAGTGCAGTCGAAAAATTAAGCCGCAGCCTGACCAAATATGACTGCGAACTGCTGGCTGAAAAAGTCGAGAACAGGGGGATGTACGATCTGGCGGTGTCGTTGGATTATTCCTACTTTCAAGGATATTACTTTGCAAAACCGGAACTGATTAAAGGACGCAAGATCAGCAGCAGCATGCTGACCCAGTTCCAACTCATGGAGAAACTGGCTTCCCCGGATTATGAAGTGAACGAAGTAGCCGAGACCCTTTCCCGCGATGTGGGACTCAGTCACAGGCTGCTTCGCTATGCATCAGCTGTTGCGCGCCTCTCAGAAATACGCTCACTGGGCCATGCGGTCTCGCTTCTTGGGCTGAAGCCGCTTAAGCAATGGCTGATGATCACCATGCTTTCCGACACCAGTCGGGAAGACCGCAGTATGGAACTGGTCTATCAATCGGCCCGGCGGGGAAAATTCATGGAGCTGATAACCGACTCCATAGCCGACGATAAATTTGAGGGGGAATCCCTTTTTCTGCTGGGACTTTTTTCCAATCTGGACGGGCTGCTGGGATCGCCCATGGATGAGGTGGCCGGACACCTTCCGCTGGAAAAGTCACTGACCGAGACCCTTTGCGGGGAGAAAACCCCTTTCAGCAGCCTGTTATCCTTGGTGAAATCCGTAGAAGCAGGCCAATGGGACTCAGTTGCAGTATTTTTACAGCAATACTCCATCTCCGAGACTGACGCAGCAAAAGCCTATGCCGAAGCAGGCAAATG
- a CDS encoding permease — protein MQDISIFAMAATSIFIEAAPFLLLGSFIGAVIEVLVSEETLLRFVPSNRAGQVAAGLFAGMLLPTCECGIVPVAKRLLLKNVPPRSAIPYMMAAPVVNPVVLGSTLFAFQGDYTVVALRVLMVIVPATILGFVLGDASPRDVLKPQPINLQRLGELEEKHSHDHGHGCGCGCGATDDNKFKAVIYHTGAEFMSMGRFLIFGAIVAAGFKTFLPPEILDMFTAHGWLAITGLMVLAILLSICSEADAFVAASFVSFPVTAKVAFMAIGPMVDLKLIPMFFAVFSKRVAGALVVVPTVIVYAMALIMNLGGQ, from the coding sequence ATGCAGGATATTTCAATTTTCGCCATGGCCGCCACCTCCATTTTTATTGAGGCCGCGCCTTTTTTACTTCTGGGATCATTTATCGGAGCCGTTATCGAGGTTCTGGTTTCCGAGGAAACGCTTTTGCGTTTTGTTCCTTCCAACCGTGCCGGGCAGGTTGCGGCGGGGCTTTTTGCCGGTATGCTGCTGCCCACCTGTGAGTGCGGCATTGTTCCGGTTGCCAAACGGCTGCTGCTGAAAAACGTTCCGCCAAGGTCGGCGATTCCGTACATGATGGCTGCTCCGGTGGTGAATCCTGTTGTTCTCGGTTCTACGCTTTTTGCTTTTCAGGGCGATTACACTGTTGTGGCTTTGCGGGTGCTCATGGTCATTGTTCCGGCCACGATACTGGGCTTTGTGCTTGGGGACGCCTCACCGCGGGATGTACTCAAACCCCAGCCCATCAATCTCCAGCGGCTCGGCGAATTGGAGGAAAAGCATTCGCATGATCACGGGCACGGCTGCGGCTGCGGTTGCGGTGCCACGGATGACAATAAATTCAAGGCGGTGATTTACCACACCGGAGCCGAATTTATGTCCATGGGCCGCTTTCTGATTTTCGGGGCCATTGTTGCTGCGGGCTTCAAGACTTTTCTGCCCCCTGAAATTCTGGATATGTTCACGGCCCATGGCTGGCTGGCCATTACCGGACTGATGGTCCTCGCCATTCTGCTTTCCATCTGTTCCGAGGCAGATGCTTTTGTGGCTGCGTCTTTTGTCTCCTTTCCGGTCACCGCTAAAGTGGCTTTCATGGCCATCGGTCCCATGGTGGATTTAAAGCTTATTCCCATGTTTTTTGCTGTATTCAGTAAGCGGGTCGCCGGGGCCCTTGTGGTGGTACCCACTGTCATTGTCTACGCCATGGCACTCATAATGAATCTGGGAGGGCAGTAA